One segment of Theobroma cacao cultivar B97-61/B2 chromosome 9, Criollo_cocoa_genome_V2, whole genome shotgun sequence DNA contains the following:
- the LOC18590007 gene encoding 4-diphosphocytidyl-2-C-methyl-D-erythritol kinase, chloroplastic/chromoplastic isoform X2, with translation MASSHLLCDHSLFFPPSSKNSHLSITPQTKLQFRRTPFPKASKKQLEIVYDPDERLNKLADEVDKQASFSRLTLFSPCKINVFLRITNKREDGYHDLASLFHTVSLGDIIKFSLSPSKTKDRLSSNVSGVPLDDRNLIIKALNLYRKKTGSNNFFWVHLDKKVPTGAGLGGGSSNAATALWAANQFNGCIATEKELQEWSSEIGSDIPFFFSHGAAYCTGRGEVVQDIFPPLPLDIPMVLIKPKESCSTAEVYKCLRLDQTSKVDPLALLEKISRNGISQDVCINDLEPPAFEVLPSLKRLKQRVTAAGRGQYDAVFMSGRGQLY, from the exons ATGGCTTCCTCTCATTTGCTCTGTGACCATAGTCTCTTCTTCCCTCCTTCCTCCAAAAACAGTCACCTGTCAATTACTCCCCAAACAAAACTTCAATTTCGAAGAACGCCATTTCCCAAAGCATCCAAGAAACAGCTAGAG ATTGTATATGACCCTGATGAGAGGCTAAACAAGTTAGCAGATGAGGTGGACAAGCAAGCTTCTTTTTCAAGACTTACATTGTTCTCACCTTGTAAG aTTAATGTTTTCTTGAGAATAACCAACAAAAGGGAAGATGGGTATCATGATTTAGCATCTCTCTTTCAT ACAGTTAGTCTGGGGGATATAATTAAATTCTCTTTGTCACCATCCAAAACTAAGGATCGTTTGTCAAGCAATGTCTCTGGTGTCCCCCTTGATGATAGAAATTTG ATTATTAAAGCCCTTAACCTCTACAGGAAAAAAACTGGCAGTAACAACTTCTTTTGG GTTCATCTTGATAAAAAGGTGCCTACTGGAGCAGGGCTTGGTGGTGGAAGCAGCAATGCAGCAACTGCACTTTGGGCAGCTAATCAGTTCAATGGTTGTATTGCAACTGAGAAGGAGCTTCAGGAATGGTCAAGTGAGATCGGTTCGGATATCCCATTCTTTTTCTCACATGGAGCAGCATATTGTACCGGTCGAGGTGAG GTTGTTCAAGATATATTCCCACCTCTTCCTTTGGACATTCCAATGGTTCTTATAAAGCCTAAGGAGTCATGTTCCACAGCTGAAGTTTACAAG TGTCTTCGACTAGATCAAACTAGTAAGGTTGATCCTTTGGCATTGCTGGAGAAGATTTCAAGGAATGGAATATCCCAAGATGTCTGTATTAATGATTTGG AACCTCCTGCCTTTGAAGTTCTACCATCTCTTAAACGGCTCAAGCAGCGTGTAACTGCAGCTGGTCGCGGACAATACGATGCTGTTTTTATGTCTGGGAG AGGCCAACTTTATTAA
- the LOC18590007 gene encoding 4-diphosphocytidyl-2-C-methyl-D-erythritol kinase, chloroplastic/chromoplastic isoform X1 has protein sequence MASSHLLCDHSLFFPPSSKNSHLSITPQTKLQFRRTPFPKASKKQLEIVYDPDERLNKLADEVDKQASFSRLTLFSPCKINVFLRITNKREDGYHDLASLFHTVSLGDIIKFSLSPSKTKDRLSSNVSGVPLDDRNLIIKALNLYRKKTGSNNFFWVHLDKKVPTGAGLGGGSSNAATALWAANQFNGCIATEKELQEWSSEIGSDIPFFFSHGAAYCTGRGEVVQDIFPPLPLDIPMVLIKPKESCSTAEVYKCLRLDQTSKVDPLALLEKISRNGISQDVCINDLEPPAFEVLPSLKRLKQRVTAAGRGQYDAVFMSGSGSTIVGIGSPDPPQFVYDDDDYRDVFLSEANFINREENEWYKELTSVTACQPPEASQTLE, from the exons ATGGCTTCCTCTCATTTGCTCTGTGACCATAGTCTCTTCTTCCCTCCTTCCTCCAAAAACAGTCACCTGTCAATTACTCCCCAAACAAAACTTCAATTTCGAAGAACGCCATTTCCCAAAGCATCCAAGAAACAGCTAGAG ATTGTATATGACCCTGATGAGAGGCTAAACAAGTTAGCAGATGAGGTGGACAAGCAAGCTTCTTTTTCAAGACTTACATTGTTCTCACCTTGTAAG aTTAATGTTTTCTTGAGAATAACCAACAAAAGGGAAGATGGGTATCATGATTTAGCATCTCTCTTTCAT ACAGTTAGTCTGGGGGATATAATTAAATTCTCTTTGTCACCATCCAAAACTAAGGATCGTTTGTCAAGCAATGTCTCTGGTGTCCCCCTTGATGATAGAAATTTG ATTATTAAAGCCCTTAACCTCTACAGGAAAAAAACTGGCAGTAACAACTTCTTTTGG GTTCATCTTGATAAAAAGGTGCCTACTGGAGCAGGGCTTGGTGGTGGAAGCAGCAATGCAGCAACTGCACTTTGGGCAGCTAATCAGTTCAATGGTTGTATTGCAACTGAGAAGGAGCTTCAGGAATGGTCAAGTGAGATCGGTTCGGATATCCCATTCTTTTTCTCACATGGAGCAGCATATTGTACCGGTCGAGGTGAG GTTGTTCAAGATATATTCCCACCTCTTCCTTTGGACATTCCAATGGTTCTTATAAAGCCTAAGGAGTCATGTTCCACAGCTGAAGTTTACAAG TGTCTTCGACTAGATCAAACTAGTAAGGTTGATCCTTTGGCATTGCTGGAGAAGATTTCAAGGAATGGAATATCCCAAGATGTCTGTATTAATGATTTGG AACCTCCTGCCTTTGAAGTTCTACCATCTCTTAAACGGCTCAAGCAGCGTGTAACTGCAGCTGGTCGCGGACAATACGATGCTGTTTTTATGTCTGGGAG TGGAAGCACCATTGTTGGAATCGGTTCCCCTGATCCTCCACAATTTgtatatgatgatgatgattatCGTGATGTATTTTTGTCAG AGGCCAACTTTATTAACCGTGAAGAAAATGAGTGGTACAAAGAACTTACTTCAGTGACTGCTTGTCAGCCCCCGGAAGCATCACAAACTCTTGAGTGA